A stretch of Bombina bombina isolate aBomBom1 chromosome 2, aBomBom1.pri, whole genome shotgun sequence DNA encodes these proteins:
- the LOC128647076 gene encoding olfactory receptor 6M1-like — protein MKLPNQTNNIEFQLFGFSVFIYMPVASFFVLLSVYIFNLLGNLFIIIVTRISSHLKTPMYFFICNLSIVDICLTTVTLPKMLAIIVSTKKSISFIGCITQMYFFLAIGVTESTLLSVMSYDRYVAICQPLRYSIMMKMDDCMYMAIGCWLCGLFIVLLPVIIISRLPFCHSYIVNHFFCDLSPVIQLSCSDIHNLEMFNFFTAIVVILGTFSIIFMSYLRILQTILNIPSSIGKKKSFSTCASHLTAVMIYYGSLVFMYIRPKSKSNLDLDKQTSVFYSIITPTLNPMVYSLRNHDMKNAFIKLFQRKKYIFHVT, from the coding sequence ATGAAGCTGCCAAACCAGACTAATAATATTGAATTTCAACTTTTTGGATTCTCTGTTTTTATCTACATGCCTGTGGCTTCTTTCTTTGTCTTGTTAAGTGTTTACATCTTCAACTTGCTTGGAAACCTTTTTATTATCATAGTGACCAGGATAAGTTCTCATCTTAAAACCcccatgtatttttttatttgcaatctCTCCATTGTGGATATTTGTCTTACTACAGTAACATTACCCAAAATGCTGGCTATCATTGTCTCTACGAAAAAGTCAATTTCCTTTATAGGTTGCATAACTCAGATGTATTTTTTCTTAGCCATTGGAGTTACTGAATCTACTCTACTCTCAGTAATGTCATATGATCGGTATGTTGCTATTTGTCAGCCACTAAGATATTCTATTATGATGAAAATGGATGACTGCATGTATATGGCCATTGGCTGTTGGCTATGTGGGCTTTTCATTGTTTTGCTTCCAGTAATAATAATCTCCAGATTGCCTTTTTGTCATTCTTATATTGTTAATCATTTTTTCTGTGATCTTTCACCTGTAATTCAGCTCTCCTGCAGTGACATTCATAATCttgagatgtttaatttttttacagcAATTGTTGTCATACTGGGGACATTTTCAATTATTTTTATGTCATATCTGCGTATATTACAGACTATTTTAAATATACCCTCATCCATTGGCAAGAAAAAATCATTTTCTACCTGTGCTTCTCACCTTACTGCTGTTATGATTTATTATGGGTCCCTTGTTTTTATGTACATTAGACCCAAGTCCAAAAGTAACCTGGATTTGGATAAACAAACCTCTGTGTTTTATTCTATAATAACTCCAACACTGAACCCCATGGTCTACAGCCTCAGAAATCATGATATGAAGAATGCCTTTATTAAATTAttccaaagaaaaaaatatatttttcatgtaacatga